One region of Mangifera indica cultivar Alphonso chromosome 3, CATAS_Mindica_2.1, whole genome shotgun sequence genomic DNA includes:
- the LOC123210638 gene encoding CASP-like protein 3A1, translating to MMMNGHKADQSVETMNGSHVAAEKEVMIDRRRNEVVVQLVLRFVCLAASLVAFTLMIRASQKGEVSIYGFQLDVSSKWSYSYSFEYLLGVCVAAAAYSLLQLLISGTRLLRKVPLIPSRSHAWLIFALDQVFAYAMLSAASAAASVTNLNRTGIKHAPLPNFCRALYRFCDHVAISIAFAFFSSLLLAVTVLQDVIWLIKP from the exons atgatgatgaacGGCCACAAAGCTGATCAGAGTGTGGAGACAATGAATGGATCCCACGTGGCGGCGGAGAAGGAGGTGATGATCGACCGGCGCAGAAATGAGGTGGTGGTGCAGCTGGTGTTGAGGTTTGTGTGCTTGGCGGCTTCTTTGGTGGCGTTTACACTCATGATTAGGGCTAGTCAAAAGGGTGAAGTTTCTATTTATGGGTTCCAGCTAGATGTTTCTTCCAAGTGGTCTTATTCTTATAGTTTTGA GTATCTCCTCGGAGTTTGTGTGGCTGCAGCAGCTTACTCTTTGCTGCAATTGCTTATCAGTGGCACAAGGCTGCTCAGGAAAGTTCCACTGATTCCCTCAAGAAGCCATGCCTGGCTTATATTTGCCCTTGATCAG GTTTTCGCATATGCAATGTTAAGTGCAGCGTCAGCTGCAGCTTCAGTCACAAATTTGAACCGCACAGGGATTAAACATGCCCCTCTGCCGAATTTCTGCAGAGCTTTATATAGATTCTGTGACCACGTTGCCATCTCAATAGCCTTCGCCTTCTTCAGCAGCCTATTGCTTGCCGTGACTGTTCTTCAGGATGTGATTTGGCTCATCAAGCCTTGA